Proteins from a single region of Vulgatibacter sp.:
- a CDS encoding serine hydrolase, giving the protein MFGSMRYLVVIAALLAGAGCGAETPGGHAGHGGSGGGGGSGGGQEPVPEICGDRIDNDLDGADDFADSDCAVGPVLAAGLQGKLDEARGSEVGALALGIETKGDRVATLASGTVAVDGRALLPGDRFPIGSITKSFVAVLVLQLRDEGKLALSDPLSTWLPDFPRAERITLHHLLSHTSGIAEYLQANTLNGWLLDHAEVTPAQMVELAAEQAPLFEPGTRWAYSNSNYVLLGLVIEAVTGTPVETELRARIFEPLGMADSFLQGEEEGSLEVHGYVPQTVGELDMIPYWNGTPAWTAGAIVSTTADMLRFSHGLFQGELLTDTSLGEMITPVGDAGSFRYGYGIIIGDGWIGHDGAVPGWMAQWIVTDEGNTIVTLQNRFDDADALARATSGAIDQL; this is encoded by the coding sequence ATGTTCGGTTCGATGCGGTATCTCGTGGTGATTGCGGCGCTTCTTGCTGGCGCCGGTTGCGGAGCGGAGACGCCAGGCGGCCACGCGGGCCACGGCGGCAGCGGCGGCGGCGGAGGGAGCGGTGGCGGGCAGGAGCCGGTCCCCGAGATCTGCGGCGACCGGATCGACAACGACCTTGACGGCGCCGACGACTTCGCTGACAGCGACTGCGCGGTGGGCCCCGTCCTCGCAGCGGGCCTGCAGGGAAAACTCGACGAGGCCCGCGGCTCGGAGGTCGGCGCCCTCGCCCTCGGCATCGAGACCAAAGGCGACCGCGTCGCCACCCTCGCCAGCGGCACGGTGGCAGTGGACGGCCGCGCCCTGCTCCCCGGCGATCGCTTCCCGATCGGCAGCATCACCAAGAGCTTCGTCGCGGTGCTCGTCCTCCAGCTGCGCGACGAGGGGAAGCTCGCGCTCTCCGATCCGCTCTCGACCTGGCTGCCCGACTTTCCCCGCGCCGAGCGGATCACCCTGCACCACCTGCTCAGCCACACCAGCGGCATCGCCGAATACCTGCAGGCAAACACGCTCAACGGCTGGCTCCTCGATCACGCCGAGGTCACGCCGGCGCAGATGGTGGAGCTCGCCGCCGAGCAGGCGCCGCTCTTCGAGCCCGGCACCCGCTGGGCCTACTCGAACAGCAACTACGTCCTCCTCGGCCTCGTGATCGAAGCGGTCACCGGTACACCCGTGGAGACCGAGCTGCGCGCGCGGATCTTCGAGCCCCTCGGCATGGCCGACTCCTTCCTCCAGGGCGAGGAGGAGGGCAGCCTCGAGGTCCACGGGTACGTTCCGCAGACGGTCGGCGAGCTCGACATGATCCCCTACTGGAACGGCACGCCTGCCTGGACCGCCGGCGCGATCGTCTCCACCACCGCCGACATGCTCCGCTTCAGCCACGGCCTCTTCCAGGGCGAGCTCCTCACCGACACGTCGCTGGGCGAGATGATCACGCCGGTCGGCGACGCAGGCTCCTTCCGGTACGGCTACGGGATCATCATCGGCGACGGCTGGATCGGCCACGACGGCGCGGTGCCGGGCTGGATGGCCCAGTGGATCGTCACCGACGAGGGCAACACCATCGTCACCCTGCAGAACCGCTTCGACGACGCCGACGCCCTCGCCCGGGCGACGAGCGGCGCGATCGATCAGCTCTGA
- a CDS encoding TIGR04255 family protein, with translation METHADPFRAEPPAEVPLPNAPLVRVIGQVRFPIVLSVNESGFIAPFQEAIRGRYPVLRPEQLQGFVVGPTGPQQVAPQALWRFHDGGGEWRVSLAPDFVALETTAYRSRADFLERLGEVLQALAITIHPGTVDRVGVRYVDRITGDALEELATLVNPHVLGVTGTPLDRHAESSVAENVFAIGSDGFVARWGRLPPGATIDPGVLGSVQEPSWILDLDMFSKEPREFRVEDVLGEAQRYAERIYTFFRWAVTDDFLRRFGGQP, from the coding sequence GTGGAAACCCACGCCGATCCATTCCGCGCGGAGCCGCCCGCTGAGGTACCTCTGCCGAACGCGCCTCTGGTGCGCGTCATCGGCCAGGTCCGCTTTCCGATCGTACTCTCGGTGAACGAGTCCGGGTTCATCGCTCCGTTTCAGGAGGCGATCCGTGGGAGGTACCCGGTACTCCGTCCCGAGCAGTTGCAGGGCTTCGTGGTCGGCCCGACAGGTCCCCAGCAGGTTGCCCCGCAGGCGCTCTGGCGCTTCCACGACGGCGGTGGCGAGTGGAGGGTCTCCCTCGCTCCCGACTTCGTCGCGCTCGAGACGACCGCCTACCGGAGCAGGGCCGACTTTCTCGAGCGACTCGGTGAGGTTCTTCAGGCTCTCGCGATTACCATCCACCCCGGCACGGTGGACCGCGTCGGCGTCCGCTACGTAGACCGGATCACCGGCGACGCACTCGAGGAGTTGGCGACGCTCGTCAACCCGCACGTTCTCGGGGTCACGGGGACACCGCTGGACCGGCATGCGGAGAGCTCCGTCGCCGAGAACGTCTTTGCGATCGGCTCGGATGGATTCGTCGCACGGTGGGGACGGCTGCCGCCTGGCGCTACCATCGACCCCGGTGTGCTCGGAAGCGTGCAGGAGCCGAGCTGGATCCTCGACCTCGACATGTTCTCGAAGGAGCCGAGGGAGTTTCGGGTCGAGGACGTGCTGGGCGAGGCGCAGCGGTATGCCGAGCGGATTTACACCTTCTTCCGCTGGGCGGTTACGGACGACTTTCTGCGGCGATTCGGGGGGCAGCCATGA
- a CDS encoding Ig-like domain-containing protein, which produces MITRSAGLAVLSAMMLAVGCGGESGPGSVGGGGTGATGGAGGTGGSGATGGSGGEATGGAGGSVIEEPELLVVAVRVHDDVVCIQDPCNNVPRGYTLPLSVRLIDVDGQVREDVAVRWSSADEAIATVDQSGLVKGLRTGSVDIVAEAGSNDLQGSLRVSITPGIVLRIEIVEQNVAVAAGESVQLSAIAYDEWDEPIDDAVFSWFVGNPLLASVDEQGVATGIASGSTVVQVAADTGTATGWTRLDVTTGDAPPAPFALTVAQPGGCGLDAAGQAFCWGYNHFGEMGVGRRDPGHVHFPFPEAVHTEVRFRSLHKGRYKTCGVDLDGLPWCWGTNARGQIGISLPGDAIGGSMVPAPVYADTVTELTLGGSHSCAISTEGDTYCWGMGQEGALGNGTTVDQWTPMQIEGFDFVRISAGESHTCAIDSAGAAWCWGDNSLGNLGNAAERDGVNLGDLLIPALEPSLVVGGHTFVEIDAANHTCGITTAGETWCWGHNMLGHLADSALQEITTPIQVPTDIVFVQVEAGNFHTCGRTAAGEAWCWGLNEYGQLGDGTLVPSRTPVRVDFDLPFERIEVVDSATCGVVQGGGAYCWGSSAHANLGGGFTPGVSAVPWPVAEPLPVEVIE; this is translated from the coding sequence ATGATCACGCGATCTGCAGGGCTGGCAGTGCTGTCGGCCATGATGTTGGCAGTGGGCTGCGGCGGCGAGTCCGGGCCCGGTTCGGTCGGAGGCGGCGGCACGGGCGCTACCGGCGGCGCTGGCGGCACCGGAGGCAGCGGTGCCACCGGCGGCAGCGGCGGTGAGGCGACCGGCGGCGCCGGCGGCTCGGTGATCGAGGAGCCGGAGCTCCTCGTGGTCGCGGTCCGGGTGCACGACGACGTGGTCTGCATCCAGGACCCCTGCAACAATGTGCCGCGGGGCTACACGCTTCCGCTCTCCGTGCGCCTCATCGACGTCGACGGCCAGGTCCGCGAGGACGTCGCCGTGCGCTGGAGCAGCGCGGACGAAGCGATCGCCACCGTGGACCAGAGCGGCCTGGTGAAGGGCCTTCGCACCGGCTCCGTGGACATCGTCGCCGAGGCCGGCTCGAACGACCTGCAGGGTTCCCTGCGCGTCTCCATCACCCCCGGCATCGTGCTCCGGATCGAGATCGTCGAGCAGAACGTCGCGGTCGCAGCCGGCGAGTCGGTGCAGCTCAGCGCCATCGCCTACGACGAATGGGACGAGCCGATCGACGACGCCGTCTTCAGCTGGTTCGTCGGCAACCCGCTCCTCGCCTCGGTGGACGAGCAGGGCGTGGCGACGGGCATCGCCAGCGGCAGCACCGTGGTCCAGGTGGCGGCCGACACCGGCACCGCCACCGGCTGGACCCGCCTCGACGTCACCACCGGCGACGCGCCTCCCGCTCCCTTCGCCCTCACCGTGGCGCAGCCCGGCGGCTGCGGCCTCGACGCAGCAGGCCAGGCCTTCTGCTGGGGCTACAACCACTTCGGCGAGATGGGCGTGGGCCGCCGCGATCCCGGCCACGTGCACTTCCCCTTCCCCGAGGCGGTGCACACCGAGGTGCGCTTCCGCTCCCTGCACAAGGGCCGCTACAAGACCTGCGGCGTCGACCTCGACGGCCTGCCCTGGTGCTGGGGTACCAACGCCCGCGGGCAGATCGGCATCTCGCTTCCCGGCGACGCGATCGGCGGCTCGATGGTCCCGGCGCCGGTCTATGCGGACACGGTGACGGAGCTCACCCTGGGCGGCTCGCACAGCTGCGCGATCTCCACCGAGGGCGACACCTACTGCTGGGGCATGGGCCAGGAGGGCGCGCTCGGCAACGGCACCACCGTGGACCAGTGGACCCCGATGCAGATCGAGGGCTTCGACTTCGTGCGGATCAGCGCCGGCGAGAGCCACACCTGCGCGATCGACAGCGCGGGCGCCGCCTGGTGCTGGGGTGACAACAGCCTCGGCAACCTCGGCAACGCGGCGGAGCGCGACGGCGTGAACCTGGGCGATCTGCTCATCCCCGCCCTCGAGCCCTCCCTGGTGGTGGGCGGCCACACCTTCGTCGAGATCGACGCCGCCAACCACACCTGCGGGATCACCACCGCCGGCGAGACCTGGTGCTGGGGCCACAACATGCTCGGCCACCTGGCCGACTCGGCGCTGCAGGAGATCACCACGCCGATCCAGGTGCCCACCGACATCGTTTTCGTGCAGGTCGAGGCCGGCAACTTCCACACCTGCGGCCGCACCGCCGCCGGCGAGGCCTGGTGCTGGGGCCTGAACGAATACGGCCAGCTCGGCGACGGCACGCTGGTGCCGAGCCGCACGCCGGTGCGCGTCGACTTCGATCTGCCCTTCGAGCGGATCGAGGTGGTGGACAGCGCCACCTGCGGCGTCGTGCAGGGCGGCGGCGCCTATTGCTGGGGCAGCAGCGCCCACGCGAATCTCGGCGGCGGCTTCACCCCCGGCGTGAGCGCGGTGCCGTGGCCGGTGGCAGAGCCGCTGCCGGTCGAGGTGATCGAGTGA
- a CDS encoding class I adenylate-forming enzyme family protein, which produces MGVNVGQILRQNAVRHPARVALVEGRGASRTTSTYGSIDERARRIAGGLLASGVGENDRVLLCAGNHEGFVAAFFGIVYAGAVVVPAPILSAPDEIALRVDRAGCRLALCDPEREALLRSAGTHGITIDALPEAAPLDLPRELDPGADAMILFTSGTTGEAKGARISHASLLVHTATLVHHTLRLDIDDRVLGALPLTHSFGCRMALLAPFFAGAVVQLVPRFDAAATLALLDEESITWAPVVPTMLAAWLRQPRGPPPRALHWVLSAGAPLPAELACSAEHRLGVPVRQGYGLTEATFSTVDGPPDAPVLGSVGRPVWGVEVRIVDADGATVGHETDGEIEVRGHNAMTGYLDDPEATAAVRDGAWLRTGDVGHLDAAGRLYVVDRKKDLILRGGNNVYPAEVEEVLCRHPGVAEVAVVGRPDPYYGEEVVAVVVPHDGADLRDLGSFAAAHLARTKVPRELVVIDELPLGPSGKVLKRVLRDRIAQGALAPRPLPHQS; this is translated from the coding sequence ATGGGCGTCAACGTCGGCCAGATCCTCCGCCAGAACGCCGTCCGCCATCCCGCGCGCGTCGCGCTCGTGGAGGGCCGGGGCGCCTCGCGCACCACCAGCACCTACGGCTCGATCGACGAGCGGGCCCGCCGCATCGCCGGCGGCCTCCTCGCCAGCGGCGTCGGCGAGAACGACCGCGTCCTCCTCTGCGCCGGCAACCACGAGGGTTTCGTCGCCGCCTTCTTCGGCATCGTCTACGCCGGCGCGGTGGTGGTGCCGGCGCCGATCCTCTCGGCCCCCGACGAGATCGCGCTCCGCGTCGACCGCGCCGGCTGCCGCCTCGCCCTCTGCGATCCCGAGCGCGAGGCGCTCCTCCGCAGCGCCGGCACGCACGGCATCACCATCGATGCCCTCCCCGAAGCAGCGCCCCTCGATCTACCGCGCGAGCTCGATCCCGGCGCCGACGCGATGATCCTCTTCACCTCCGGCACCACCGGCGAGGCGAAGGGCGCGCGGATCTCGCACGCCTCGCTCCTCGTCCACACCGCGACCCTCGTCCACCACACGCTCCGCCTCGACATCGACGATCGCGTGCTCGGCGCGCTGCCGCTCACCCACTCCTTCGGCTGCAGGATGGCGCTGCTCGCGCCCTTCTTCGCCGGCGCCGTGGTGCAGCTCGTCCCCCGCTTCGACGCCGCCGCCACCCTCGCCCTCCTCGACGAGGAGTCGATCACCTGGGCGCCGGTGGTCCCCACCATGCTCGCCGCCTGGCTGCGGCAGCCGAGAGGCCCGCCGCCCCGCGCGCTCCACTGGGTGCTCTCCGCCGGCGCGCCGCTCCCCGCCGAGCTCGCCTGCAGCGCCGAGCACCGCCTCGGCGTCCCGGTGCGCCAGGGCTACGGCCTCACCGAGGCTACCTTCTCCACGGTGGACGGGCCACCCGACGCGCCGGTGCTCGGCTCGGTGGGCCGGCCGGTGTGGGGCGTCGAGGTGCGCATCGTCGATGCCGACGGCGCCACCGTGGGCCACGAGACCGACGGCGAGATCGAGGTGCGCGGCCACAACGCGATGACCGGCTACCTGGACGATCCGGAGGCGACCGCAGCGGTGCGCGACGGGGCGTGGCTGCGCACCGGCGACGTCGGCCACCTCGACGCAGCGGGCCGCCTCTACGTGGTCGATCGCAAGAAGGACCTCATCCTCCGCGGCGGGAACAACGTCTATCCGGCCGAGGTCGAAGAGGTGCTCTGCAGGCACCCGGGCGTCGCCGAGGTGGCGGTGGTGGGCAGACCCGATCCCTACTACGGCGAGGAGGTGGTGGCGGTGGTGGTGCCGCACGACGGCGCGGACCTGCGCGACCTCGGCAGCTTCGCCGCGGCGCACCTCGCGCGAACGAAGGTGCCTCGCGAGCTGGTCGTCATCGACGAGCTGCCGCTCGGGCCGTCGGGCAAGGTGCTCAAGCGCGTGCTGCGCGATCGGATCGCGCAGGGCGCCCTCGCACCTCGGCCTCTACCGCATCAGAGCTGA
- a CDS encoding DUF4114 domain-containing protein produces MRIPSALLAALALLLAAPAAQALTQPDGSPIPSNQNLKNYLAGEGESIEPATAAAITPETFDPNCELTFKVIARGGGQKNSFGWYNVTGSKPAPSELYEFLGCNDGVGTVKSLHIKDDPRYEGGRIGFFMASTEGRTNVNCVRFTAAGPDASTLGYLYYSERQYNDDNEGEDSYIHLVTMDSGVYPQAFYFGWEDLFGGGDNDFEDLLTRVEGITCAGGGGDCDTGTPGVCAAGTMQCHNGALTCMPQVQAGAESCNGLDDDCDGAVDDGEGLCGAGKVCDRGQCVNGCFGGEFDCPAGLACNDRNFCVEPACVDVECPAGQVCQADGSCKAACDGISCPLGQVCRVGACVDPCDGVACDAGQVCDAGVCKGDCDCTPCPDGEVCMADGRCVDAGCESVNCDGGQICMGGACVDPCEGAVCPAGQSCQGGSCVDGSGGTGGNGAGGSGGTGGNGAGGTGGSGNGGSGSGGTGAGAGAGGGEKKSGGGCSAAEGMAALGFVATGLALVRRRR; encoded by the coding sequence ATGCGCATCCCATCCGCCCTTCTCGCCGCTCTGGCCCTGCTTCTGGCCGCTCCCGCCGCACAGGCGCTGACGCAGCCCGACGGCAGCCCGATCCCCTCCAACCAGAACCTGAAGAACTACCTGGCTGGGGAAGGGGAGTCGATCGAGCCCGCCACCGCCGCGGCGATCACCCCGGAGACTTTCGACCCCAACTGCGAGCTCACCTTCAAGGTGATCGCCCGCGGCGGCGGCCAGAAGAACTCCTTCGGTTGGTACAACGTCACGGGCTCCAAGCCGGCGCCGTCGGAGCTCTACGAGTTCCTCGGCTGCAACGACGGCGTGGGCACGGTGAAGTCGCTCCACATCAAGGACGATCCCCGCTACGAAGGCGGCCGGATCGGCTTCTTCATGGCGAGCACCGAGGGCAGGACCAACGTCAACTGCGTGCGCTTCACCGCTGCCGGGCCGGATGCCTCCACCCTCGGCTACCTCTACTACTCCGAGCGCCAGTACAACGACGACAACGAGGGCGAGGACAGCTACATCCACCTCGTGACCATGGATTCCGGCGTCTACCCCCAGGCCTTCTACTTCGGCTGGGAGGATCTCTTCGGCGGCGGCGACAACGACTTCGAGGATCTGCTCACCCGCGTCGAGGGGATCACCTGCGCCGGCGGCGGCGGCGATTGCGACACCGGCACGCCGGGTGTCTGCGCGGCGGGCACGATGCAGTGCCACAACGGCGCGCTCACCTGCATGCCGCAGGTGCAGGCCGGCGCCGAGAGCTGCAACGGGCTCGACGACGACTGCGACGGCGCGGTGGACGACGGTGAGGGCTTGTGCGGCGCGGGCAAGGTCTGCGACCGAGGCCAGTGCGTGAACGGCTGCTTCGGCGGCGAGTTCGACTGCCCGGCGGGCCTCGCCTGCAACGACCGGAACTTCTGCGTGGAGCCGGCCTGCGTCGACGTGGAGTGCCCCGCGGGGCAGGTCTGCCAGGCGGACGGCAGCTGCAAGGCGGCGTGCGACGGGATCAGCTGCCCGCTGGGGCAGGTGTGCCGGGTGGGCGCGTGCGTCGACCCGTGCGACGGCGTCGCGTGCGACGCCGGCCAGGTCTGCGACGCCGGCGTCTGCAAGGGCGATTGCGATTGCACGCCGTGCCCCGACGGCGAGGTCTGCATGGCGGATGGGCGCTGTGTGGACGCGGGCTGCGAGAGCGTGAACTGCGACGGCGGGCAGATCTGCATGGGCGGCGCGTGTGTCGATCCCTGCGAGGGCGCGGTCTGCCCGGCGGGGCAGAGCTGCCAGGGCGGCTCGTGTGTCGACGGCAGCGGCGGCACGGGGGGCAACGGCGCCGGTGGCAGCGGCGGTACGGGCGGCAACGGTGCTGGCGGCACCGGCGGCTCGGGCAACGGTGGCTCTGGCAGCGGCGGAACCGGCGCAGGCGCAGGCGCAGGCGGCGGCGAGAAGAAGTCCGGCGGCGGCTGCAGCGCGGCAGAGGGAATGGCGGCGCTGGGCTTCGTGGCAACCGGGCTCGCGCTGGTGCGCCGGCGGCGCTGA
- a CDS encoding carboxypeptidase regulatory-like domain-containing protein — MRAAIRLSLATFALVAGLAACSDEAEAPSCPTGFTADGNVCLLDGATLTGNARLADQTAHGGISVLVLGTDRVGATDDTGLFSLRNVPAGSWTVELRAPGYRAVRTSVAVQGNGVVTVPEQRLERDAPEATLSGRVLLAGETDHTGTVVLLGHLATTTAADGGFTFTVEPGTYELVARHDGYADHRLPAFPVTAGTAHLDEIHLERLAPTTGTIEGSVTLAGQAQAGVTVFLAGTSLAAHTAGDGSFLLPEVPAGAYELVAAHPGFLTATTPVEVAAGATRTLPALDLDRAEGSAHAIAGTARLFGLAAHDGIALSLTGPASRTAVTAADGRFAFADLPPGRYELTAARDGYPDVRRAGLVVTAGELLVPDLVLRPGALLREGRIADAQPLGDDAILDFAGQLHSVLYRPADGSFTELPGRVTLHASSELHAHVSIGNRLYRMDRTTLAFDRVEPPSAAVVRVRGDLVFYETEGRELFVVRSGETAGISLGAPACSATSLIHGIFGWGDGWYRIMNLATCSDGSSRRTFRLFDAETGFVSAAGTDVRRVSDTDALVLVDIFSWLPGGDVIHVALDVATARTIVSDVEEFEYDYESDFARYKVDGDRYTLPFATLQPVLLVADSPSSIPLGDGRHGVVSGADGMQYVADFSTGAVRPVGTVPSSWFGASFDDVFFIGGGEVHHYDAQTDTITQLASDADVAAPMGPVIAWRSATSGATSAAHIDHPAQQRTLCASSWLNALSAARDAPVVAYGCASAYTPPAWMDLATGAGAQLLAPAGTLPLGGPHVTSCTVSPSGNRILCTYGLETQTAHPWGCRASGPMQCVVTLDRAVGTSSKLFFQGTMTPVWSASESHVFSTYSSTQGSILGFGAVGNISVAVQQLDPSLQLQVIGDGGNYAFAWNGAGTSLVQLGTVTPVRSVPMWMQLGSGDEYFVGDGMVDLTDGDFDELPPGMSYSMYVDYEAALGLGFDEVGRQILRIDATGLHVAASNVRALEQGLLLADFDGQQGRLVRIDLGVPGGLAEFGPAFGSNYSYAWSGELVLARGIDELAGTGELVLVDPYTRSVTSLAHDVMATGAWLQHGERILANAKVDGTWQLVSVPVDGSGRRVLGPASVGALSTAGDRFVYVGEGQVLAETDAGVEPIAEADAVDGLWDVGPYLLFNAVSERADLPLGVHRADR; from the coding sequence ATGCGCGCAGCCATTCGCCTCAGTCTCGCCACCTTCGCCCTCGTGGCAGGCCTCGCCGCCTGCTCCGACGAGGCCGAAGCGCCCAGCTGCCCGACCGGCTTCACCGCCGACGGCAACGTCTGCCTCCTCGACGGCGCCACGCTCACCGGCAACGCCCGCCTCGCCGACCAGACCGCGCACGGCGGCATCTCGGTGCTGGTGCTCGGCACCGACCGCGTCGGCGCGACCGACGACACCGGCCTCTTCTCCCTGCGCAACGTGCCCGCCGGCAGCTGGACCGTCGAGCTCCGCGCCCCCGGCTACCGCGCCGTCCGCACCAGCGTCGCCGTGCAGGGCAACGGCGTGGTCACCGTCCCCGAGCAGCGCCTCGAGCGCGACGCCCCCGAGGCCACGCTGAGCGGCAGGGTCCTCCTCGCCGGCGAGACCGACCACACCGGCACCGTCGTCCTCCTCGGCCACCTCGCCACCACCACCGCCGCCGACGGCGGCTTCACCTTCACCGTCGAGCCTGGCACCTACGAGCTCGTCGCCCGCCACGACGGCTACGCCGACCACCGCCTCCCCGCCTTCCCCGTCACAGCCGGCACGGCCCACCTCGACGAGATCCACCTCGAGCGCCTCGCCCCCACCACCGGCACCATCGAGGGCAGCGTCACCCTCGCAGGCCAGGCGCAGGCGGGCGTCACCGTCTTTCTCGCCGGCACCTCGCTCGCCGCCCACACCGCAGGCGACGGCAGCTTCCTTCTCCCCGAGGTGCCCGCCGGCGCCTACGAGCTCGTCGCCGCGCACCCGGGCTTCCTCACCGCCACCACGCCGGTCGAGGTGGCCGCAGGCGCCACCCGCACCCTGCCCGCGCTCGACCTCGACCGCGCCGAGGGCAGCGCCCACGCCATCGCCGGCACCGCCCGCCTCTTCGGCCTCGCGGCCCACGACGGCATCGCGCTCAGCCTCACCGGCCCCGCGAGCCGCACCGCGGTGACCGCAGCCGACGGCCGCTTCGCCTTCGCCGATCTGCCGCCCGGCCGCTACGAGCTCACCGCCGCGCGCGACGGCTACCCCGACGTCCGCCGCGCAGGCCTCGTGGTCACCGCCGGCGAGCTGCTCGTTCCCGATCTCGTCCTGCGCCCTGGCGCGCTCCTGCGCGAGGGCCGGATCGCGGACGCCCAGCCGCTCGGCGACGACGCCATCCTCGATTTCGCCGGCCAGCTCCACAGCGTGCTCTACCGCCCCGCCGACGGCAGCTTCACCGAGCTGCCCGGCCGCGTGACGCTGCACGCCTCGAGCGAGCTCCACGCCCACGTCTCGATCGGCAACCGCCTCTACCGCATGGATCGCACCACCCTCGCCTTCGACCGGGTGGAGCCGCCCTCCGCCGCCGTGGTGCGGGTCCGCGGGGATCTCGTCTTCTACGAGACCGAGGGGCGGGAGCTCTTCGTCGTCCGTTCCGGCGAGACCGCCGGCATCTCCCTGGGCGCCCCGGCCTGCTCCGCCACGTCCCTGATCCACGGGATCTTCGGGTGGGGCGATGGCTGGTACCGGATCATGAACCTCGCCACCTGCAGCGACGGCTCCTCGCGGCGCACCTTCCGCCTCTTCGACGCGGAGACGGGCTTCGTCTCCGCCGCTGGCACGGACGTCCGCCGGGTCTCGGACACCGACGCGCTGGTGCTCGTCGACATCTTCAGCTGGCTCCCCGGGGGCGACGTGATCCACGTCGCTCTCGACGTCGCCACCGCACGCACCATCGTCTCGGACGTCGAGGAATTCGAGTACGACTACGAGTCGGACTTCGCCCGCTACAAGGTGGACGGCGATCGCTACACCCTGCCCTTCGCCACCCTGCAGCCGGTGCTGCTCGTTGCCGACAGCCCGAGCAGCATCCCGCTGGGCGACGGGCGCCACGGCGTGGTCTCCGGCGCCGACGGCATGCAGTACGTCGCCGACTTCAGCACCGGCGCGGTTCGCCCGGTGGGGACCGTGCCGTCCAGCTGGTTCGGCGCCTCGTTCGACGATGTCTTCTTTATCGGCGGCGGCGAAGTGCACCACTACGATGCGCAGACCGACACGATCACCCAGCTGGCGAGCGATGCCGACGTCGCGGCACCGATGGGGCCGGTGATCGCCTGGCGGAGCGCGACGAGCGGCGCCACCAGCGCCGCCCACATCGATCACCCGGCGCAGCAGCGGACGCTCTGCGCCTCGTCGTGGCTGAACGCGCTCTCCGCCGCCCGGGATGCGCCGGTGGTGGCCTACGGCTGCGCCAGCGCGTACACGCCGCCTGCCTGGATGGACCTCGCCACCGGCGCGGGCGCCCAGCTGCTCGCGCCTGCGGGCACGCTGCCGCTCGGCGGGCCCCACGTCACCAGCTGCACCGTCTCGCCTTCGGGCAACCGGATCCTCTGCACCTACGGCCTCGAAACGCAGACGGCACATCCGTGGGGCTGCAGAGCCAGCGGGCCGATGCAGTGCGTGGTGACCCTCGACCGGGCCGTCGGCACCAGCAGCAAGCTCTTCTTCCAGGGGACGATGACGCCGGTCTGGTCGGCGTCGGAGAGCCACGTCTTCAGCACCTACTCTTCCACCCAGGGCAGCATCCTCGGCTTCGGCGCCGTGGGAAACATCTCGGTCGCGGTGCAGCAGCTCGATCCGTCGCTCCAGCTCCAGGTGATCGGCGACGGCGGCAACTACGCCTTCGCCTGGAACGGGGCTGGGACCTCGCTCGTGCAGCTGGGCACGGTGACGCCGGTGCGGTCGGTGCCGATGTGGATGCAGCTGGGCAGCGGCGACGAGTACTTCGTCGGCGATGGCATGGTCGATCTCACCGACGGCGACTTCGACGAGCTGCCGCCGGGGATGAGCTACTCCATGTACGTCGACTACGAGGCAGCCCTGGGCCTCGGCTTCGACGAGGTCGGTCGCCAGATCCTGCGGATCGACGCCACGGGCCTGCACGTCGCGGCGAGCAACGTCCGTGCGCTCGAGCAGGGCCTGCTTCTCGCCGACTTCGACGGGCAGCAGGGCAGGCTGGTGCGGATCGACCTCGGCGTGCCCGGCGGCCTCGCCGAGTTCGGGCCGGCCTTCGGCAGCAACTACAGCTACGCCTGGAGCGGCGAGCTGGTGCTCGCCCGCGGCATCGACGAGCTGGCGGGGACGGGCGAGCTGGTGCTCGTCGATCCCTACACGCGCTCGGTGACCTCGCTCGCCCACGACGTGATGGCGACCGGCGCGTGGCTGCAGCACGGCGAGCGCATCCTCGCCAACGCGAAGGTCGACGGGACGTGGCAGCTGGTCTCGGTGCCGGTGGACGGCAGCGGGCGGCGGGTGCTCGGGCCTGCGTCGGTGGGCGCGCTCTCGACCGCAGGGGATCGCTTCGTCTACGTGGGCGAGGGCCAGGTGCTGGCGGAGACCGACGCCGGCGTCGAGCCGATCGCCGAGGCGGATGCGGTGGACGGTCTCTGGGACGTGGGGCCCTACCTGCTCTTCAACGCGGTGTCGGAGCGGGCCGATCTGCCGCTCGGCGTCCACCGCGCCGATCGCTGA